The DNA region ggcggagcgttttcttcggaAGTTCTTTGCGAGCTTGCTTCCTGCAGTTTTCTGCGATTCACCGGCGATTTTCTCTAAGCTTctccgccaattcttgaaggctcttggggtgcatctccaaggttcaagaggccacgacaagcaacaagtaagcaagaagaagaatgtattgagttgtatttttgtttcttcttgttgtatctatgttgtgttgtgtgtgagtgttgtaagaggcttctctgcctccggcCGGCTGCGAccaagaaggaggttttcatagtggagataggcATGTCGTGTgggtccttggattagtcacctcatctttaggtggataccaagtaaactctaggtgttagcgttgtgagtgttttgttttgttttgtctttgtattccgctgcacatcatcaagatGAAGCAAGAACGAGCAAGCACGACGAGACGCTATtgacccccctctagcggacatcaaggtcccaacagaaaGTCCTAGATatggttaggcaatgaagtcctggtccaGGGGACTAGGCAAAGACTTGGCGAGTTAAggactttgggcaaaatcctatagtcgaggactctaggtggaaaatcctgggggtcgcaaacaccaagtgaaagactggacgggtcgtggatcgAACGTTCAGGATAAAGTCCTGAAGTCTTGGATGTCAAGTAAAAGTCCAGACGTTTTGGAGGGTCagtctagcaaaaggtaatttatcctgagaggagtaggtgaagacACGTTCCCTGAAAAGGGAGCAGTCGACATCGGTTAGACTTAGAGTTTTAGCGAAACTTAAAGTCAAGAATGGACGGTCCGGAAACTATCAAAGTTATCTTTTATATATTGTTTgtctattattctaactctattttgcaggaagacTGATATTTTATAGGTTAGGactttgtttggtcgaccgaacgcctggatcggtcgaccgaacgcccggaacggtcgaccgaacgcccggaacggtcgaccgaaccccaagcAAAAAAGATCGTGACTTGATTGGGTTCGactaagggatcggtcgaccgaaccttgggtttAGTCGACTGAATGGTGGATAAGCAGCGACTTGATTGGACCGAGTTGATCGGATTAGATAAGCTAGGTATCATcgacggatcggtcgaccgaatggcgGGATCGGTCTACTGAACAAAGACTTTGTCCAAAGTGGCAACATCCTGACGAGAAGCTGGGCAGAttcagaaggttcggtcgactgaacgactggatcgatcaaccgatcaatgtCGAGTCAAATagtgatcccgagatcagtggatctggatcaggttcaACTCGATTATAAAAAAGGGTTTGACTAACAGCTTCGAGAACAACATTCAGAACATCTATTGCTCTTGCGCGCTACTCCAAAGACAAGTCTACAAAGTTGTAGCACAACCCCGACGATCGAAAGCACGCCTCTCCGTATTCTAAAGTCATCGTTATAAGTGTTCATAGTACATTAATCAATTTATCATTATACTTCATCTCTGTACTTAAATTTACGAATTGATAgtaaattgcccaaagtaaatactcaacgagtgtggatcttggagtaggagtcgtcacaggctctaaaccaagtaaaactaacttgtgtcgttgttttgtttatttcttcATTTCCACTACATACTCTCGaaatattttctgaaaaacgaACGTGGTAGCCActgacgctattcacccccctctagcgcttttgatcctacaattggtatcagagtggggctgcttcgaatcggtgaaaccataattcaagtaattttttatgggttagtttttaaatttttcggagtcaatcagAATCAGTATAATTTCCCCTTTCGATCATTTTTTCCGCAATCAattttttttctcgaagttggtgcaacaccactcgagctcttttgtttttcataaattctttataccgcactactaatccaagactaagtcttgagataagtttctttattttattgtgtgcaagatttGTTTCTTAAATGACTTACCAAGAAAGCTATAGCACTACACGCTCACCACTCTTCTCTAGGGAAGATTTCGGCTACTAGAAGAGCCGAATAGAGTATCACCTCAAAAcataagtcgagatgtggatcatcatctaaACCGGCTTCACACTTCCACTCGGAGACATTGAAAAATCAGTGTCCTATGAAAATTGGGACCAAAGTGTTATGAAGAAGATCGAAGCCGATGCAAAGATAACCCAAACTCTTCAATGTGGCTTAACCAAAGAGGAATTGAACTAGGTCGGACCCTttaacaacgccaaggaattatgAGAAAAGTTGATCGAGTTGCATGAGGGTACCtctgacactaaggtaagcaaattGGACCTAATATTGaataagttatataatattaaatgtAGGATCGTCAGTCAGCAAGTCAACTCTACGTTCGAATCCAAGATCTACTTAACGGGCTCCACGTGATTGAACAAAAAGTAAAAATCATGCATTTTATCTATTAGGGCATCTTGCATGCCAATTAGGTGCGAATAAACCCTCAAACGCATATTCCTCAATGTACTGCACAATTGGTTTAAGAGGGTTACCGTCTTCATATTCAATTCTTGCAAACTTTTCTTTAAGAAGATCAACCTTCTGTTTTGGTGTTGAAGTTTCTTTTTCCCCTAATACCATATCCTTGAAAGAAGCCTTCTGCACAGTTGTAGAAGAGTCAGTGTCACACCTCTATCAAGTAGTTTATCATTAACCACTACTGCTATAAAAAAGTCATTCATTtattcaaaaaaacaaaaaaatcatTGCCGCCTAGATAACCGTTTGGTGTTATTAAACTTGCTTAGAGCATCCATAATATATCATCATTATAATATTCGTCTAGGTGCGCGTGCGAGCGACGGACTCGCAGGTGCAAGCACTTGCTCGCCCATGGAAAGAGAGCACCTGTGTTTTTTTTGTGTTAGCTCCATTAACATAACAATACATATAAGAAAACAATCTCTCTTGAAAATTTCAAATGTGAGACTATTCCTCATCTATTTCCTTAACGATATTTTGGACTTAACTCTAaataattaatttctcattcatctATACTCGGTCTTGAGAAAATTAATAGTCCAGATTCATCTAtgcgaaacgtagatttcgatTTAAAAATCGATTCTAACTTTCATCGATTGATGGCACCTCGATTTTCCCTTATAAAATCGTATTGATTGTTTTAAGATCCAATATCTAACAATTTGGTCATGTCTCCATTAAGGTAAGTAATTTGATTTTGTttaatacttttatttttttaaataaataaaaataaaaaatcattaaaatatatatattatattgaaAAAATCTTATTAAATGAACTACCATTATAAATAATATAAGAAATTCAATTATATTGGGTGGAGTTCAACTCATGAGTCTTGTGTTGTGATATGCAAGGTGTGAAATTATCGGGCTAAGCTCTTTAATAGGCCTAACACCCAAATGGGTTGGTCAATTGGTCTAGACTAGTCAATCGTCAAGACACTGATCTAATAATTGCTTGGGTCCATCTATTGAGCCAAGTAGTCGGATATGCATGTATTAATTTTCCTATAATTTTGCGAGGCAAAAGCGCGATAGCTTAGCTTTTGTCCGAGGAGGTAGGTAGGCATTCATTCACATTGAGAACAGAAGAGCCAAAGATGATGAACAGGCGACCTGAGGACTGACAAGACGTTCGTTCAAGCGAGATTCGTGATGGTAATTGTCATGCGCAAGCAAGCAAGAAGCAAGAAGCAAGAAGCAAGCAAGCCATCGCCAGGGCCCGGGCCGAGGCAACGCCACTCGCGTACGTCGACGGCTTTGCCTGGCGAGCGAGGGAGGAAACTGCAGGATTTAGCTATAGCTAGCTGCCACATTCTACACCTTCCACAGTGATCTCCAAGCCTCCTCTCTGTATAGGAAAAGTAAATAATTGGACACACCGCGACTAGAGAGCAATAGTAAGTTGACATGACCTCTCTCCTCGCTCTCTATTTCTGTCACTTAATATTCCATCGTCCAAGTCCTTGTTAGCTACATGCATGCTAGCTCTTATCGCCCTGCGCCAGCCATGCGAGCCCATGCGCATGTTGATGTTGGGGGTCAGCACTGAGCATGTGGGTGGTGGGCCAAAAGGGCGGCTATCACCTTCCAATATCCATGCATACGCATTTCAACTTCATTTTTGTATTTATATAGATAATCAAAATGAAGTTTTATGCATGGTTTTatcatatatttttattacttggatTATATGTATGATTGTAACAATAAAATGATTATACTCATCTACATGCCTCTCACAGTTTCAATGTTTTACTTTAGGTTTTCACAATGGCATTAATATTTTAAGCGTTAATGCTAATGTGGATATTTTTTAATAGTACTGTAATATTAGCACGTTTAATTCTTTGAACTCGTTAATGCCTACCgattaaaaaagaaataaaaaaaatcatattactaTTGACGCGTGAACACGTTAATGACAATGTGAatgtttttagaaatattttatcaatcaaatatattcagaaatagatattttaaatatcaatagACATAAACTAGTACAAATATTTGATGAAAATTactctttttattttaaaattataataaaaaaagataataaattaacataaaaCTTAGCTTATATATGTTTCTCAATTCGCGGATCAATCTAAGTCCGTCATGGGCTAATCTATCAACCGGCACGGCTCACAAGCCTAGGCGGATTGGCTAGTGATGGATTtagattaataaaattttaacatgATCTATTTAAATTATTGAATAAGACAGACAAATTATTGTAAACTTTCTTTGACAAAAAAAGCAGGTATGTCAGAATGGATGATGAAAGATCATTTATAAGTCTAATAAAgtgttttaatattaaatttttttaatagattataaattaaaatcattttttttcttggaagcACAATATTGTAGTTGTTGACACCTTACAGATTAAATATGCTCACTTCTCACCTTTAACACATCCTTCCTTATACAACTGTTTTCCTGTTGCCAAAAAAAAACTATTTGATCATATAATAAAGCTTACATCGGAAGCTAAAATCTATTGTCAGTGATAAAGATTCGATATATATgagaataatttttgaaaagtattttggaAAGAAGGCTTGTGAAGAAAAATAATCAAGCTATGGCCATGTTACTAATTCAGTGAGACAATTGTACATGAGAATCAAATGACACCCTTCATGAAAAGTTTCTAAAATTCATGGTTAATCAACCTTCCAAAATTAGACGTCTTCAAAATTAAAGGATCATACGGTAGCTATAGATGGATTAAAGAGATGATCAAGTCAGTACAATAATATTACTGATATATTGTTGATGGAAAGCATTCACTTctcagtaaaaaaaaaatcattctataaaaattcttaaaatttatttttatttaattataaaatgaaTGTTTGAGGGTTCTTATTCACTGTGGGATGGTCACCTTTTCTGTACTGTTCTTACACAAATTGTCTCTCCACCACACAATCcccctgttcttcttcttcttcttcttcctcttcttcttacaCTACACGCAATTCTTTATCTTCTCCTGCCTTCTCTTGATCGATCGATATTCACTGCAGAATTTTGCAGATTTCCTATCCAGATAAGGGTTTGGCTTCCGATCCCTAGATATATAGCTAGCTTAATTTACCTGATCTACATATCTTGATCTCTCGATTTAATAGAtcttactttttatttttcttcttcttgcagcTGCAGTCGTTGCTGTGGATCGGAAGGAGGACTGATCGATCAGAGCAACAGCGGCAGCCACTGTCAAAGAGATCACCTCAAGTCAAAAGGTATACTGACAATTCACTGATCATCAAATTAATCAAAGAACACACTACTACTCCCACCAGATCTCAGATTAATTATTATATTGgcctttttatttttcattttttacttcACCACTCCAAATTCCTAGCTAGTTGAATATATATTATTCATAAGGAATTAATTTAGTGTATTGTTTTTTTATCAGTACTTATTTAGAGTCAGTTGTGATCATGATCATGGAGCATCGATCGCCTTCAGTTAGCATGGCAGGATCATGCATCGATCCGACTCTGAGTCGAAGCTAACAAACCCTAATTAATTAACCCTGAATTAATATCTGTATTATTGTTGCTGGATGAATTAGGGAATTAAGAAGAATAATGgcgtcgtcttcttcttcttcttcctccggcAGTGGTTACAGTAACTCTCCCTGCGCGGCCTGCAAGTTCCTGAGGAGGAAATGCATGGCGGGGTGCATCTTCGCGCCATATTTCCCGCCGGAGGAGCCGCAGAAGTTCGCGAACGTGCACCGGATCTTCGGCGCGAGCAACGTCGCGAAGCTGCTCAACGAGCTGCTCCCCCACCAGCGGGAGGACGCCGTGAGCTCGCTGGCCTACGAGGCGGAGGCCCGCGTCAAGGACCCCGTCTACGGCTGCGTCGCCGTCATCTCCCTCCTCCAGCGCCAGCTCGACGCCCTCCACTCCGAGCTCGACGCCACGAACGCCGACCTCCTCCGTTACGCCACCGCCGCCGGAGCCGCTGCCGCGGCCAACGTGCCGATTCCCATCTCATCATCTTTTGACCCAATTGCAGGCGGCCAAACAGGAGGAGCCGGAGGTAGCTACACCGACGATGATCTATTTCACGATCCTGATCAAGTCAATGCCGTCGCCGAAGTGGAAGCACTTCTAACAACTCCTCCTTCTCCATGGCCTACGACCAAAATCAACAGCCCTGTGTTCGATCGAGCAACAAGAAACTGTGGAGATGGAGATGATCATTAGCATCACAAATTAAACTACGCATATAATTTGCAGTTATTTAATAATCTAGCTTGATGCATGCATGAGATGCAtacatttatttatatatatttatatcgaGTACGTAGCCAGTAAACGTATTTGATAAGTTTGTAATGTATTATTGCTTGATTTATATACCAAGAAAAGTGTTATTAGGTTTCATTTCGATGCGATCGAATCGATCGATAGAGTATCAATGCTCATGGCTTTAACTTTCACTTTCTAGCTAGCAAGGAAATATAAGTATATATGCAGTGCAAGGATTCGCACGTATCTTAGCTTAGCTTGCGTTTTCCCTTTTACTTTGTTTATATATGTTCAGTTTCGAATGCATTATATTAGTGAATAATTTTGCCATTAAtgtttatatttaagtttaattatataatgttgattttgtagtaattgtaatagaactaattacaCTAATGCAGTAAtatataattgcaccaataaatgacgagcatgcaattagggctgtaaacaagccaagccgagccgagctttggggtgttcaagcttgtttgataaaataaccgagccgagccgagcttaaaatgaaccaagcttttgaaatgagtgttcaagcttggcttggtttattttttatgagcttgagcttgtttgaagcttggcttgagcttggttcatttaaatgttatcaagctctcaattcaagcttagcttgagcttggttcgagcttggcttgagcttggtttgagcttggttcgtttagatgttatcaagctctcaattcaagcttgtttgattgtttgaaacttttaattgtttgattggttattaagattgatcgtttaaatttatttatttatttatttattttattatttatttagcatattgaaaagaatttcattaataaatatggttcgtgaacattgttcacgaacgctgttcacgaacattgttcacgaacgttgttcacgaacgttaacgagctgaacacatatgtgttcaagcttgtttgtttagcttaacgagctgttcaagcttgtttgtttaatcaaTCTTATGTATaatgaacgaacataaacaagctcttatcaagccgaacaccaagcttgttcacgaacgcttggttcatttacagccctacatgcaataaacgttaataacagtaagggttaagaaattgtgtatctccggtcgaagcgtcggacgtgccgactgtctttagagaattgattgccgcccacggtgcagaggcgctccggcaaaatcctcccaagatccgacaaccgcttgcgtcgctcgtaggtgcactccaaaacgagcgccgcactcggactcaacctcagatcgcgaaccaagcctcagaactcagaaagaaggaagaagaagtagaaagcaagggagaaggaatgctttgctttctggagtgaattgagaaggaagtgaggaagtgtatttatacacttgaagcagtgcaaAGGAAGGGACGCACACTCACGCGTGGATGCGTTGTTTCGCATCCTCACGCGATGCAGACATAACTGCTTCGAGGACCAAAAACCGAAGTCCGCGTCCCTTCCTCACACGCGgaaccaaactctggtttggttttggttcagaTCGAACCagaaccggaaaccaaactggtttggttcagactgaaccaaaccagcaaaaacaaACCGGgtcgcccgtgagcgcaaggcccacgggctggggatttgcaccccccctgcgcgcgttaatcgcgcacgtgacgcccggtttatggatttccagctcgaaccccccaaattcactcgatttgggcttgacccgtgcatgcgtgtaggtcctcttatcattgctaagcaaggatggaaggacttcctatataagcccttccaagcttctccacttagcaatgtgggactaaaaatgcttttgaatttaaaacaaaattcaacaatcccccacaaattcaaatcatttttagtcaaaaacaaagatatgttctgaggcttggttgcaatgagctttcagtgaaaataccttccggtttgaattttcacctaagtacaccaatcttattcacataggtttgaagagaacagagtcttgatcttaaaccttttatatgtgaagatcaattggtaacaactcatcactggcgacggttgaatccttctgggttggtgcattacggccatgccaccgaatcttgtttcataagtgctaaggagagttgcctagaccccccactcTGTGgcctcacagttacacttacataggtgagttttCCAAGGATGTACTacaagcatcctgtcattaagaccttgaactcattaagagctcgtaagctcatccttactagcagtcaagcatctatccagggaagagactatgagattacatctcaatcaatttgatgcttacgtttcacccttatagcttgtttgtaccacattgaatctactttttgggatctccaatcagataggttgggttgccgctatagatgaaactaggacaggcctcagtcccattcccttactggatctcttgattttctcagaatcaagtcctttagtgagtagatcggcaatattgtcttttgaacttacaaagtccaatgacaccactccaagagatactagctcaTGAATAGAtttcaatcttattcgtacatgtctcttctatttctggttatacttggagcttctaatctgagctattgttgtttgattatcacagtgcactgaaatagaaggtattggcttcatcattaagggaatttcagaaagaagacccttaagccaatcagcttcagttactgtggtatccaaagcacacaattctgcctcagatgtagaacgagttataatcgtctgtttaacagacctccaagcaactgcaccgcctccaagtgtaaagacataaccagtaacgcctttacactcagcagtgtcagctatccaactggcatcactatatccctccaggactgcagggaatctcccataccacaagcccaaggatatagtgcctttcagatatctgagtactctatctaatgcatcccaatgcgttctgtccggatagctggtaaacctgctcaattttgatatagcaaaagaaatatcaggtctagaacaatttgctaaatacattagactacctattatttgtgagtatcttaattgagacactgtcacaccactcttattcttgtggagagtttttgaaggatcatggggtgtgactacagatttaacttggctatagctatatttctctaatactctcttaatatagagtgattgagaaattgctattccatcagttgaacgagtcaactttagccctaaaatcatatcagcacaacccatatccttcatatcaaacttaccacttaagagggccttagtctcattaataatagaaatgttagaaccaaacagtagaatatcatctacatacaaacataagataatacaattatcacctttcattttagcatacacacatttatcagagtcattcatttcaaagccaaatgataatatagctctatcaaatttttcgtgccactgctttggggcttgcttcaaaccataaagagatttgactaacctacagactttgttctcatttccagaaactacatatccctcaggttgatccatatatatctcttcttcaagatctccattaaggaatgccgttttgacatccatttgatggacctcaagatgatatatggacgccaatgctattaacactcggattgtagtaattctggtaacaggagaataagtgtcaaaatagtcaattccttctttctgtttgaatcccttaacaactaggcgggctttgaatttatctactgacccatcaggttttagttttcttttaaacacccatttacatcctatagtgttacacccaggaggtaaatttaccaactcccaagtggcattagagataatagagtccatttcacttttaatggcctctttccagtgtttagcttcaggagaagccatagcatctctatatgtcacaggatcaccttctatattataggtgataaagtcctggtctaaatccgtagacacacgttgcctcttgctccttcttggttctgtatactcactagattcatctagtctagagtgacttgaggaaggtgtacctacTACGGATAGTGGGACCTCTAcggaagaaggctcatttctagtaggaatactagattgaggtgttctcgtcttcataggaaatatatcctcaaaaaatgtagcatcgcgaagttctacaatagtatttgcatctattccaggaatttctgatttaataatcaggaacctatatgcaatactattttgagcataacctaagaagataccatctacggtctttggaccaagttttttccttctgtgttcaggtactagtacctttgccaggcacccccacactttaaggtatttcaaacttgtccttcggcctttccaaagctcatatggggttttatcccttgacttcattgagactctatttagcacatggcatgcagtgtatagagtctccccccacataaagttgggtaacccagaactgcctaacatggaattaatcatatcttcaagggttcgattttttcgttctgctataccgttggattgaggactatatggagcagttacctcatggattatacctgtatcttgacaaaatttttgaaacaggttcgaggtaaattctccacccctatcagaccttaacctcttaatagttttatcggtttgattctcagcttcagatttaaaaatcataaatttatctaaagcttcatccttggtttttagcaaataaacataacaataacgagagtgatcatcaatgaaggtaatgaaataccttttatggtctctcgttattacaccgttaaactcacaacagtcagtatgaatcaattctaaaatatcagaatttctatcaactgatttgaagggtttacggggttgtttatattgcacacaaatttcacattttttcttatcatttatagcatgcttagggatcatgtctagattcatcatcctttttacggtattaaaattgacatgtcctaatctgtcatgccacatatcataagactcaatgttatatgaacaaccaatattagaagttttatttaaagtagcattttctacattgagtttaaataaaccttcattaaggtaaccttttccaataaaggttcctaaatgtaatattacaactttattacatttgaagttcaactcataaccagcacgaactaactttgatccgctaatcaaatttcgacgaaccgctggaacatgatgcacctcatgcagtgacaggacttttccagaggtgaacctcaggtcaacttgtcctatcccaaacaccctggctgcagaatggttccccatggtcacggaagtgccttcaattacctgataagtaaggaaggcagatcgatcagcacaacagtgtacattagcacctgtatcaactaaccattcattgggttgatagatcaagtttagttcgggtttgaaggtaacaaacctatcgctggtgtcgtcattagcagtcacgacatttacttgtgccttggtgttggacgtattgctttggttcttgtcctttcgcttagggcagaatttgacataatgtccaacctgtccacatgcccagcaaggcttaggtttagttccagttttcttttgaacctttgggttgggtttcatcttgtttttcattttctgatttttgaatttcttcttgtcagatgagactactacattcgcctttggaataaaatccataggcattcttgtatcatcatttttatgttgcttccgatgttcttcttcgatatttaaggcaatcatcaaatcttcgagagagattttacctctccgatgtttaagagtcatgccaaaatcttcccaactcggaggtaatttttcgatgattgacaagacctgaaatttttcaggtaatggcatatctccttcagca from Zingiber officinale cultivar Zhangliang chromosome 4B, Zo_v1.1, whole genome shotgun sequence includes:
- the LOC121978023 gene encoding LOB domain-containing protein 25-like, whose amino-acid sequence is MASSSSSSSSGSGYSNSPCAACKFLRRKCMAGCIFAPYFPPEEPQKFANVHRIFGASNVAKLLNELLPHQREDAVSSLAYEAEARVKDPVYGCVAVISLLQRQLDALHSELDATNADLLRYATAAGAAAAANVPIPISSSFDPIAGGQTGGAGGSYTDDDLFHDPDQVNAVAEVEALLTTPPSPWPTTKINSPVFDRATRNCGDGDDH